One window from the genome of Oryctolagus cuniculus chromosome 1, mOryCun1.1, whole genome shotgun sequence encodes:
- the RPL27A gene encoding large ribosomal subunit protein uL15 isoform X1, whose protein sequence is MVAAKCQHRGGAEPSRLRKTRKLRGHVSHGHGRIGKHRKHPGGRGNAGGMHHHRINFDKYHPGYFGKVGMRHYHLKRNQSFCPTVNLDKLWTLVSEQTRVNAAKNKTGAAPIIDVVRSGYYKVLGKGKLPKQPVIVKAKFFSRRAEEKIKGVGGACVLVA, encoded by the exons atggtTGCCGCAAAATGCCAGCATAGGGGAGGAGCTGAG CCATCCAGACTGAGGAAGACCCGGAAACTGCGCGGCCACGTGAGCCACGGCCACGGCCGCATCG GCAAGCACCGGAAGCACCCAGGAGGCCGAGGTAATGCGGGTGGCATGCATCACCACAGGATCAACTTTGATAAATA TCACCCAGGTTACTTTGGGAAAGTTGGCATGAGGCATTACCACTTAAAGAGGAACCAGAGCTTCTGCCCAACTGTCAACCTTGATAAGCTGTGGACATTGGTCAGTGAGCAGACACGGGTAAATGCTGCCAAGAACAAGACTGGAGCTGCTCCTATCATTGATGTGGTGCGGTCG GGCTATTACAAAGTTCTGGGAAAGGGAAAGCTCCCAAAGCAGCCTGTCATCGTGAAGGCCAAATTCTTCAGCAGAAGAGCTGAGGAGAAGATTAAGGGCGTGGGGGGAGCCTGTGTCCTGGTGGCTTGA
- the RPL27A gene encoding large ribosomal subunit protein uL15 isoform X2 translates to MPSRLRKTRKLRGHVSHGHGRIGKHRKHPGGRGNAGGMHHHRINFDKYHPGYFGKVGMRHYHLKRNQSFCPTVNLDKLWTLVSEQTRVNAAKNKTGAAPIIDVVRSGYYKVLGKGKLPKQPVIVKAKFFSRRAEEKIKGVGGACVLVA, encoded by the exons ATG CCATCCAGACTGAGGAAGACCCGGAAACTGCGCGGCCACGTGAGCCACGGCCACGGCCGCATCG GCAAGCACCGGAAGCACCCAGGAGGCCGAGGTAATGCGGGTGGCATGCATCACCACAGGATCAACTTTGATAAATA TCACCCAGGTTACTTTGGGAAAGTTGGCATGAGGCATTACCACTTAAAGAGGAACCAGAGCTTCTGCCCAACTGTCAACCTTGATAAGCTGTGGACATTGGTCAGTGAGCAGACACGGGTAAATGCTGCCAAGAACAAGACTGGAGCTGCTCCTATCATTGATGTGGTGCGGTCG GGCTATTACAAAGTTCTGGGAAAGGGAAAGCTCCCAAAGCAGCCTGTCATCGTGAAGGCCAAATTCTTCAGCAGAAGAGCTGAGGAGAAGATTAAGGGCGTGGGGGGAGCCTGTGTCCTGGTGGCTTGA